The Lathyrus oleraceus cultivar Zhongwan6 chromosome 5, CAAS_Psat_ZW6_1.0, whole genome shotgun sequence genome includes the window ACACTAGAAATTTTCTCTAAAAATAACGCATCACTATCCGTTAGAAGAGAACATTTGATTTTATCcttctatatttttattttaaaatataataattattttatcACTTAAAAATATCACAAAAGTAATTAATCAACGCTATTAAAAAATACTACattttttgaataaaaaatacACCAAACACTTTTTTTATTGATCCTTGGAGTATTTTTTATAGATTGAAATTTTCTTTACATCATATTTTTCACAAATAGTCATTTGTAACTGCATTCAAATTTCTATTGAAAATATTCTTCCACCATCACCTTTTTTATTCTAAACTCTTTGCCAAATGCAAATTCAAAAGTTGTTGTTGTTTGCGTTTCTATCCATTACCTTAGGATGTGCATTTTCTCCCTCTTCCATAGATTCAAAGTTGTTACCATTCTCATCAAAAATATCttcaaaattcaaaaattcataattgGTATCAATGTCAGGAAAATCATTTCCAACTTCCATCAACCCCAAGTTGCTATCATTATCAGTCATACTATTTCCAACTTTCAGAGCTCCATTGTAGCTATCAATCTCAACAAAAGCATTTTCAGCAACATCAGGAAAAGGTCTTTTATTGGAAAACCTTAAGGAAAAAATGAACTCAATTTTGTTATTCATTTTTTCAACCAATGTAGGATTTTGAAGAATCATTTCAAATGAGTTCTTCAAATTATTATGCCTTTTCTCCAATGCTTCTAAACTTTGCATTAGATTTTCGACATGAAGCTTTTTAGTTGGCATCTTCTGCTTGAAGTTAGAAATATCTAATTCAATTGAGGCCTTTTCATTAGAAAGTTTCTCAATTTCTTTTTCAAATGCAGACCTTTCTACTTCTCCACGAGAGTGACGGTGAACAGTTTTCTTGCGGCGAATATTACTAAGAAGATAATATTGATCTTTTCGAAAATATTCATTAGCAAACTCCCATTTGTCAGGATTTATTTTGTGAAATCCCTGATATTGAACCATAAATAAATTAGCAAAAACCATCTCAATCGATATAGCCTAAATAAAAATCCTAGAGACAGAAGAGATTCTCATTCAAAGTATGAACCACAATTTAAAAATGACAAATGAAATTGTTAAAAAAATATATCTGAAAAATAAAACAAGATAATTGAGGTTTATGAATAATAATTCAAAGAGTAAAAGAATATATTACGTACATATGTATTGAGCTGACGAACGAAACTGGAGAAATTTTCGTGTTTGAAATAATTTTTAAGAAAATTCTTGGCGAATTCAATAGTGTCCTTAATAATGAAACTGTTGTTGTTTGGACTCCATGATATTATATCATCAGTAGATGGATCATCAACCAACTGATAAGTTTTTACCAGGAACTTTGTCAGACCACCACTACTACCAGCACCTGATTCCATCGTCGAATCCCCCATGATTTTATTTTTTGGTTTCGATTTTTATTTTTGGTTTCAAAATGAACCAAACAGCACCCACTTATATACTAATAATCAAGTCTCAACACATTTGACTACTACATCATTTTCACAAAAATATATGCATAACGCTTATGTCTTGAATTCATAAACTTCTTTGGCATGCATGTTCCTCGTTTTAGCTTTTAGTcttcttttttttaataaaaataaattggTTAAAGTTTTTAGTCTtctttttttaataaaaataaattggTTAACATTTTTAGTcttcttttttttaataaaaataaattggTGAATGCTTTTTTGtcttcttttcttaaataaaaataaattcgTTTACAgttatattttcttttatttgaccgaaattaaattaaattttaaattattatCCTTTAAAAATATTTTGTAAAACACTATTATATAAAACAGTCAATAATATATATGATTAATTGAACAATGTCAATCTTAATATAACCCACTTGTAttgaaaataataataacaaatatTATGTCAATAAAAGTTAATATTAAATTGAAATTATTAGAGGTGTGAAATGAGATATATCAAAATTTACGTCtattattaaatatatatatatatatatatatatatatatatatatatatatatatatatatatatatatatatatatatatatatatatatatatatatatatatatatatataaatgttGTTGTCAAAGATGAAATCTTGAACCACTAATCAAAGAATATTTGAATGATAGgataaatatttttttttagtTTAATCTGAAATCCTAGATTAAGCATACAACAATGTTAGATCTTTTGAAAGATAATTTATCTCCTAATAATATTTCTTTTCGAAAAGAGAGATTAATCTATGCAATTAAGTTGAGAGTATAAGTGATATATAAAAAAACATATACATATAACTCTATTAATACATACAACTTGAGTCGAGGTACCCAACCACCTCCATAATAAATAattttggattaatattaaagAATAATTAAACAATAAATATTATTTTATGAATATGCGATTAAGAATTcttaaaaatattataatattatatttcataattttcaaaattttaataTTATAACATTTTTTTGGTagaattaattcatttttaatttaattttaacATTGAGTTTCATTTTTTATTTGTGATATTAAAAGTATTTTGAGTGATAAGTTGGACATGTTCAAATATCATTTTTGCTAGATTTTTTTATGAACTCCTcattattttttcttttttcttcgATAATTTTGTTTTATTAAAATAATTGTTTTAGtcaatatttttttttcaaaaatttattCAAATTTGTATTTTGTTTTTATAATGCACAAGTACCACTAACATACTATCAGCTTTTTGAattaaaaaatgactttttaaggtagaaaaataatattaattaaaaataatattaattaaaaataatttcaaaatatttaaaaattatataaatatttattCATACATTCACTTTTATATTAATAGTTTTTATTACTATAATTTTCAAACATATCATTAATATCTCATGAATACatatatttttattttgatattaaTCAACTCATTTAAATAAATACTTATAAGAAAAGGAAAAAGGTCTAGTTTGAATTTGGATTTTTCAAAAAAGGACGTCACAACAAAACCAGTTAGATGTTACAATTAAGATGACAAAAGATACATTTAATTTGAATCTATCCACCAAATATTTCCTTAGTTTTTTAATTAACATAAATTCTTTTAATAAATTTAAtcatttaatttaaattttgaatATTGACTCATATATTTCAACAATTTATTAATATGACCCATATTTTTCATTCATTATTTCTAAGATATCTAAATTGATAATAAATATTACATATAACACGAACtttcattatatatatatatatatatatatatatatatatatatatatatatatatatatatatatatatatatatatatatatatatatatatatatatatatataatatatatatatatatatatatatatatatatatatatatatatatatatatatatatatatatatataatcataGAAAAATAGGACAATACATTAGTAATTTAATTTGAAAATTATGTTTTATAGTTGTAATACTTAAacaatttaattttaattttgaataTTGACTCATACATTAACAACTTTATTAATATGACTCATATTTTTCATTCATTATTTCTAAGATATCTAAATTGGTAATAAATATTACATATTACATgaactttatatatatatatatatatatatatatatatatatatatatatatatatatatatatatatatatatatatatatatatatatatatatatatatatatatatatatatatatatatatatatatatatatatatatatatatatatataataataataataatagaaaaatTGGACAATACATTAGTAATTTAATTTGAAAATTATGTTTTGGTTGTAATACTTTCATATTCATTTTCCTTTGAAGAAGTTGTAATAATTTTTTCTTCATAAATCTCATAAATAAAtgaaaagaagaaaataaaagagaatttgATGGATTAGACTAATACCCCATCATAATCCAAGGAGATTGAAACAATGAGGTAGACTAAGAGAATATATAAAGTTAGGAAGATCGGACTTGTTTCTAATTTGTATATCGGGGAAAGCTTGTTAGCACATTGATTTTCTTTCTGATAGATATGAGTAAAAATGTAATGAATGTTCTTTGCTAGAAACCTACAATTATGCCACCTATTGTGGATTTTCCAAGGAACTAATTTGGGAGACTTGCAAGTTCAGGTAGCAAATAAGGAGTCTGTTTCAATCCATAAAAACTTTAAATGCCTATGATGAGCACATTCAATAGTAAGGATGGAGGCAATGAGCTCTGCAAAGTAAGCATTTTGAATATTAATATAAGAAGCAAAACTACCTATGTAATCATCATCGTTGTTTCTAAAAATACCAACAAATGCAGCCAGTCCATGGCATCCAAGTGCAACCCCATTAGTATTTCACTTGATACAATTGAAGGAAGGATGCTTCCAAATGACTTCTATGATATTCTAAAACATGGGAGGATGAACTTCAACTTTGAAGCTTTTCAGAATCCTTAAATTAGTCATTGATGGGTCAGAAAAAAGTATTGAAATGTTACCCGAGAAGGATGTTGAAGCAACCACTTTATCTAAGGCTTGTTTGATGTTGAAAGTTGAGTCTTGAAATCTTATTGCATTTATATATTGCAAAATAATGTTAAGAGTGAATATGATCACACCTGTTATGACAAGTGAGCATCGTGGATTACATCCACAATTTAAGTTATTGAGTAGGAAAACCACCAAATTTATATCAAGAAAGTTGTTTATGGTATATTACGACCAAGACCGCATACTTAGAGCAACATGGAATTATAGGAAAATATGAGTGGAAGACTTTTCATCCTTGTTACAAAAGTTCCAAACCATTGTTGAACAAGAAGAAGGAATGCTCTATTCCATATAATTTTAGTCCAATGTTTTTTAGTTATGGTTGGAGAATATAATTGTATGCATATTTTAGAGAAATTGTGCATGAGGTGTTATGTTTTTATATAAGTCTATCTTCCAAATCGTGCAAGGGAATTGTGATGTTTTGAATCTTGTTGATCAAGAGAGGAAAAATGGACTGAATTTCTATAGGTATATGCCAAATGTGCTTGCTAATGAAATCTTGGACTTTTGATTGTGGCTTATGATGGACATATAAGAAATTTTGAAGAGCATACTAATATTAACATCATCCCAATCATGGAGCCAGAAGTTGATTATGCTACCTATGCTTAACATCCATATGTAATTTCTTAGGATAGTATCAAAAAAGGGTTTGATGTCAGTTCATATTGAAGAGAAAATATGGTATTTGATGCAAGAATTTCTTCTAAGGACTTTATTTCTTAAGAACTCATCCCAACATGGAGATGAACTTATCATTTCCCAATAAAGTATTAATTTGTTTGCTTTATTAATTTTAGAAATTGATCTTGTAGTGTTATTTTTATAGGGCGCCCTCACCCGGGAATCGTATCACCCAAGCGATGATTCGAAGACCCACCTAAAGATATTCCTGACATTTGAGTCAAGAAAGAGAGAGTCTCCACTatagcgataaattcatgacaATCAGGCTATAGATAAATttgacatcaataaaaccagagtcgccactgtgcttttattatttttaaggaaaaagggaaaagtacgaacaaaacccaaagataagaagttttcaaatcaaaactaataaaatgccatagattacaggtaagggggttggttacacataaggaaggtgttagcactcaaagtatcctaggtactcctagggagcccttttttatgtgtgaatgtgtttttggtataaaagatgtttgatgAAATAAAGTGtggagatgagaaaataattcattgattatatttttgtgtttggcaagacctttgatcttatgcctacgtaccaacataaaaatgagggatcaaaacctcgtagttcatggtaaaaatttcaaataagttggtgaattccttttaacaaaaatttaattaGAAAAGAGCATAAAAGGAAAATTTTTTGAgtggagttgttagttctttttgtccttttgaaatttaagtcaatatggttaagtttatttataagtttgatttaagaaaaaagtttgaaaattcattggcataaggtcaaagttttAATCATTAAACATGCCTAATTTTGAAATCATAAGTAAATAAattttttgaaaggagggagagattttaaaattaaagaaatggaaggagatgaagaggttatcctaagcacaaatttaaaagttaagagttgaaaagatcttaccaatgagttgcaatccaatagacaagaatgtcatatagaaacaCATTTTCCTTTAGGCTTTAATCAaacaataatcaataagcaatgagcaatatccagacatcatgaagatcaaggcatcaaataaagatagccacatccaagcaagcactccaatacctagcagtcttcattgtcttccaaagtatcagatgaaatattcctcAATCAACTCATAACAAAACATCATACATATACAATCAAAATAAGAAATTAAGCATAAAGACAGAGTAGTAGATGAATGCAAAGCACTCaaaggtcttgcatcagatgaaggcacaattcaagataactcagtctcaaaatgttggcattggctaagtcctttagcatagggaatgttgcctaatcctaagtccaaaagttcagatcaagttcaacagtccaccaaatgttttttagggtttttcttattattaaaatttttaaggtcctaagaccacaaacaaaatcaaaagcaaacaacaaatatatacaatcacaagatatggctcaaatgagcaaagtgaaaaggacttgaaacataaacaagttatataaaatataaatggcaatgaatgataaatgactaaaatttaaattgcataaagtaaatgacttgaaagtagaagcataatgaataagagttatTCAACGGTTAGTAaaatgttagtgttgagttttaattgattaagtcattctttggagaatactcaaaCATTCATTCAAAAGTATGGATCCTcaaaccaagacatcttccatgagaagggttccaacttggataattcaacaagtatgccactatctCCCATGAAAGGAAgaaaggtcaagtctccataaAATTCCATGAATaatggaagacttacaatctcacttactagaattctatgccttgagcgtcaaatttagctctatgttaagcaatcgtaattggacttatgtagaagtcacaattatctaagaccgggcaataaaaatataggtgttaatgcatgttagaggtttggtacaaagaaccaaactcctaaaacataccacacactaaaataaaaatgggagggacctatctcaatcatacttgtattgattctTCTGACACAAGGTCTTTcatgaatcaattagcctttagacattagagatttcattggtcaaataagggaatgggaaagaatagggatgaagatgaagagggaggggaagatagaaacacaatttgatcatgagaggaatttcatcaaatcaaaatcatccattcattttggaagataAAATATACATTTCACCAATCCTCTAAATctaatggttttgatccaacaaaagtcaaatcaaccatgaccaaggcccataccgaaagtcaaacatcacaagaccataaaaatggctcaataatattttaaaacttttaatgaattaaaaatcacattaaaaatgaattaaaattcattttaatttgGTCCAAAAataaaatcccttcaaaacaccaaataaatggccaagggatttatcctaggtcaaacaaggtcaaaggaccttagacaaaatttcacaatttttaaaaagtcagaagtatttttaaacaattaaaaatatgtacaaaaatatttaattcatgaaaaataccaaaatcaatccaaaaaacaattttaattcagaaaatatggaaaattaggggccatcagatctccctcattaattgaggtggcatatctgatgtCCACGCGCATGTGGAACACAATGGACCCTGGTCAATGCATCACACGCGTAGCATTTAAAAGGGACTGTCAATATTAGAACGTGTAAACATATCAGATGGCTTGGACTTTGCCAAcgcaccaccagagccctagcttcggtcatcttctccggtggacctcaccggactggtccatcctcaaccaaatggaaaatgaaaagtgaggacgtgtttttgaaggaaaaatgctcaggatcacgaatctaacctccatttcttccaattccaagtatattgaaagatacatggatttgaaaattgaggttcaggatctgagttgcttcgatttgacctcaaagcaacttaatcttgttgcctacattggtaggacttcatccaaccaaaaattacttgaaataatggagaattgagagagaatagaagagagaaagtttcataaaattcaccttctgtttgtAGTAATGAAGCTCGATTTGGATCTCAATTGGCTTGGGCTT containing:
- the LOC127087966 gene encoding heat stress transcription factor A-5, which encodes MGDSTMESGAGSSGGLTKFLVKTYQLVDDPSTDDIISWSPNNNSFIIKDTIEFAKNFLKNYFKHENFSSFVRQLNTYGFHKINPDKWEFANEYFRKDQYYLLSNIRRKKTVHRHSRGEVERSAFEKEIEKLSNEKASIELDISNFKQKMPTKKLHVENLMQSLEALEKRHNNLKNSFEMILQNPTLVEKMNNKIEFIFSLRFSNKRPFPDVAENAFVEIDSYNGALKVGNSMTDNDSNLGLMEVGNDFPDIDTNYEFLNFEDIFDENGNNFESMEEGENAHPKVMDRNANNNNF